A genome region from Euphorbia lathyris chromosome 4, ddEupLath1.1, whole genome shotgun sequence includes the following:
- the LOC136227356 gene encoding B3 domain-containing transcription factor VRN1-like translates to MASCSKNNNLFKEDQRPHFFKFILADSVHEHKEIPRKFVKRFGGYLSSPIILKASSGQKWKVDIAKSEGAFWLQNGWKEFAEFYSLDHGYLVVFEYDMSAAEFNVIILDNTATEIEYPFTLGANFDEQQFQERKIEVVESESDVPAEILPSNANLDEQFEKPQDFATTFNTKDQTEVIQRENKTSSTNKKLIKEEKKKAVEKALSNFQPENPSFTIIIQPSYVDSFLVIPSRFAKKYINKEVANIILNSVDQRTWSVDYVEIKIGGLKVARLCRGWRKFVEDNHLKVGDVCIFELINHNATTTFKVVISRENQDAKTVCQC, encoded by the exons ATGGCTTCTTGCTCTAAAAACAACAATCTGTTTAAAGAAGATCAAAGACCTCATTTTTTCAAGTTTATTCTTGCTGATTCCGTGCATGAACATAAG gaaaTTCCAAGAAAATTTGTGAAACGTTTTGGAGGCTATCTTTCAAGTCCAATAATCTTGAAGGCATCTTCTGGTCAAAAATGGAAAGTTGATATTGCGAAAAGTGAGGGCGCGTTTTGGCTGCAAAATGGATGGAAAGAGTTCGCTGAATTTTACTCACTCGATCATGGATATCTTGTAGTATTTGAATATGATATGAGTGCCGCTGAATTCAATGTCATCATATTAGACAACACTGCCACAGAGATAGAATATCCTTTTACTTTGGGAGCTAATTTTGACGAACAACAATTTCAAGAGAGAAAAATTGAAGTTGTTGAATCAGAAAGTGATGTTCCTGCTGAAATCTTGCCATCAAATGCTAATCTTGATGAACAATTCGAAAAACCTCAGGATTTTGCAACAACATTTAACACAAAGGATCAAACTGAAG TGATACAAAGGGAAAATAAGACTTCTTCAACAAACAAAAAACTgataaaggaagaaaaaaagaaggcTGTTGAAAAAGCACTGTCCAATTTCCAACCGGAAAATCCTTCATTCACGATTATAATACAGCCATCCTATGTTGATAGTTTCTTG GTTATACCAAGTAGGTTTGCCAAGAAATATATCAACAAAGAGGTGGCAAATATAATTCTGAATTCTGTGGACCAAAGAACTTGGTCAGTTGACTATGTGGAGATAAAAATAGGTGGACTTAAAGTAGCTAGGCTATGTCGTGGTTGGAGGAAATTTGTAGAAGATAATCATTTGAAAGTTGGCGATGTTTGTATCTTCGAATTGATTAATCACAATGCAACCACCACATTTAAAGTTGTAATTTCCAGAGAAAATCAAGATGCAAAAACCGTTTGCCAGTGTTAG